CCTTCGGGCCGGACCCCGACCTGGTCGCCCGGCACACCGTGGCGTACGTCGACGGCCTCCAGGGCGTCGGAGTCGCGGCCTGCACCAAGCACTTCCCCGGACACGGCGACACGAACGTGGACTCCCACGACGCGCTGCCCCGGATCGATGTGGACCTCGCCACACTGCACACCCGTGAGCTGGTGCCTTTCCGCGCGGCCGTCGCCGCGGGTACCAAAGCGGTGATGAGCGCGCATATTCTTCTCTCCGCGCTCGACCCCCACCGCCCGGCCACCCTGAGCCCGCAGATCCTCACCGGTCTGCTCCGCCAGGAGCTGGGCTTCGAGGGGCTGATCGTCACCGACGGCATGGAGATGCAGGCCGTCGCGGCGACGTACGGCATCGAGCGCGGATCCGTCCTCGCCATCGCCGCGGGCGCCGACGCCATCTGCGTCGGCGGCGGGCTGTGCGACGAGGACACCGTGCTGCAGCTGCGCGACGCGCTCGTCACTGCGGTACGGACCGGTGAACTGCCCGAGGAGCGGCTGGCCGACGCCGCGGCGCGTGTACGCGCCCTGGCGGCCTGGACCCAGGCGCACCGGGCCAGGGGGGCTGAATCGGTGTCGGGCGCGGCAGTGCAGGAGGGGACCGCGCCCGGCGCCGACATCGGACTCGTCGCCGCCCGCCGGGCCCTCAAGGTGACCCGGGGGGAGCGGCCGTACACCCCGATGACCAGCGCTCCCTACGTGGCCTCCTTCACTCCCGTCGCGAACTTCGCGGTCGGCGACGAGACCCCCTGGGGCATCGCCGCCGAGCTGGAGCGGCTGCTGCCCGGCACGGAGACCGGCTCCTACGCCGACTCCTCCGTGGACGCCCTCCTGGCCGCCGCGGGAGAGCGGCGGATCGTGGCGGTCGTACGCGACCTCCACCGCCACGTGTGGATGACCGAGGCCCTGGACGCCCTGGTCGCGGCCCGCCCCGACACGGTCGTGGTCGAGATGGGCCTCAACGAGGCGGAGCCCCGCGGGGCCCTGCACATCGCCACGCACGGCGCGGCCCGGGTCTGCGGCCGCGCGGCCGCCGAGGCGGTCGCCGGAACCGGCGCCTGACGGGACGTACGCGAAGGGGCCCGGCACCTGTTCCAGGTGCCGGGCCCCTTCGGCGTGCTCGGGGGTTCCGGGCGGCTCAGATGCCCTGCCAGGCGGGCTTGTTCGAGAAGGTGTGACGGAAGTAGTCCGCGAGCTTCAGCTTGGAGGCCGCGGCCTCGTCCACCACGACCGTGGCGTGCGGGTGCAGCTGCAGCGCGGAGGCCGGCACCAGCGCCGCAACCGGGCCCTCGACGGTCTGTGCCACGGCCTCGGCCTTGCCCTCGCCGGTGGCGAGCAGCACCAGGTGGCGGGCCTCCAGGATGGTGCCGATGCCCTGGGTGATGACGTGGTGCGGCACCTGCTCGATGTCGTTGTCGAAGAAGCGGGCGTTGTCCACACGGGTCTGCTCGGTGAGCGTCTTGATCCGGGTGCGGGAGGCGAGCGAGGAGCACGGCTCGTTGAAGCCGATGTGCCCGTCGGTGCCGATGCCGAGGATCTGCAGGTCCACCCCGCCGGCCTGGGAGAGCGCCGTGTCGTACGCCTCGCAGGCCGCCAGGACGTCCTCCGCGGAGCCGTCGGGGCCCATGAAGGCCTCCTGGGAGAGCCCGAGCGGCTCGACGACCTGGCGGAGCACGGTGGAGCGGTACGACTCGGGGTGGCCCGAGGGCAGGCCCACGTACTCGTCCAGCTGGGCGATCCGGGCCCGCGAGGCGTCGACGGAGCCGGCCTGGACCTGGGCGATCAGGGCGTCGTAGATGGGCAGCGGAGTCGAGCCGGTGGCCACGCCGAGCAGCGCGTCGGGCTTGCGGCGCAGGAGGTCGGCGATGCCGTCCGCGATGAGCTCGCCGCCCGCCTTGGCGTCCTTGACGATGACAACTTCCACGCTGTGCCTGCCGATCTGGTGAGGGGCTGGTGAGGAGCCATGTGGTATAGACCAATCAAAGCCAAATCTAGCAGAGGAGGAGCCTTCCCCTCATGCCGTTCCGCCCCCCGGACGCCCCCACCGCCTCCATCGTCGGCCGCCGCTGTCCCACCAGCCACTCGAACCTCTCGGCCTCTGTCGCACAGCCGCTCGCGCTCGGTGCGGAGGCCCCGGCCCGCGAGGGTGTCCAGGGCGCCGGCGTGGGCGGCGAAGGGGGATCTGGCGGGCGTCACGGCGACGGCGACGCCGGCCCGGCCGCCACGGCGCGCGGAAGCGGGGCGGCCGCACGGCTCCGGACGCTGGAGGCGAGAGGCCCGGCCTCGCGGCCGGCCGGCCCCGGAAACACCCGCGGGCCGCGGCGCCCGGCGGGACCCTCAGCCCGCCCGGCACCGCAGCCCGGAGTTTTGCTCCGGCCGGGGGTGTGCGGTCCCTCGGCCGTGTGGGAGGTCTCGACGCAGTCAGGGCAGAGAGCGTCGGGTACCTCGTTCCATCCTCCTGTGCGGGGAGGATGGAGGTCTATCGCATTCATTGTGGACTAGACCATTCTTGTCTGTCCATCCACAGGAACACGGTCCTTCCTGGCCCATCCTCCAGCACGCGGCCCCGGAGATCCAGGTTCACCGCCCCTTTATTCCGCGGGTACGCTCGCATCGTGCCCTCCATGAACGACCTCGTGCGCCAGCACACCGCCCTGAGCGACTCGGACCTCGAGTGGCTCCACCTGCTGGTGTCGGAGTGGCAGCTGCTCTCCGACCTCTCCTTCGCCGACCTCGTCCTCTGGGTCCCCACCCTCGACGGGACGCGGTACGTCTCCGTCGCGCAGATGCGGCCGAACACCGGCCCCACCTCCTACCAGGACGACATGATCGGCCATCTCGTGCCGCGCGGCCGCCGCCCGCTGCTCGACGCCGCGCTCGACGAGGGCAGGATCGTCCGCGAGGGCGACCCGGAGTGGCGCGAGGAGGTCCCGGTGCGGGTCGAGTCCATCCCCGTCCGCCGCGAGGGCCGCGTCCTCGGCGTCATCGCCCGCAACACCAACCTGCTGACCGTCCGGACCCCCTCCCGGCTGGAGCTCACCTACCTCCAGTCGGCCTCCGACCTCGCCCAGATGATCGCGGCCGGGACCTTCCCCTTCCCCGGCGAGCAGGTCGACATGGACTCCTCGCCCCGCGCCGGCGACGGGCTCGTCCGCCTCGACGCCGAGGGCATCGTCCAGTACGCCTCGCCCAACGCCCTCTCCGCCTACCACCGGCTCGGCCTGGCCGCCGA
This sequence is a window from Streptomyces sp. NBC_00691. Protein-coding genes within it:
- a CDS encoding glycoside hydrolase family 3 protein produces the protein MTTLVHGTDTLTRDALTVLQPGFVGTTAPDWLLRRIGEGLSSVGLFGRNIVSPEQLTALTAQLRAERDDVLVAIDEEGGDVTRLEVKQGSSFPGNYALGSVDDVELTRAVARELGRRLAACGVDLNWAPSADVNSNAENPVIGVRSFGPDPDLVARHTVAYVDGLQGVGVAACTKHFPGHGDTNVDSHDALPRIDVDLATLHTRELVPFRAAVAAGTKAVMSAHILLSALDPHRPATLSPQILTGLLRQELGFEGLIVTDGMEMQAVAATYGIERGSVLAIAAGADAICVGGGLCDEDTVLQLRDALVTAVRTGELPEERLADAAARVRALAAWTQAHRARGAESVSGAAVQEGTAPGADIGLVAARRALKVTRGERPYTPMTSAPYVASFTPVANFAVGDETPWGIAAELERLLPGTETGSYADSSVDALLAAAGERRIVAVVRDLHRHVWMTEALDALVAARPDTVVVEMGLNEAEPRGALHIATHGAARVCGRAAAEAVAGTGA
- the nagB gene encoding glucosamine-6-phosphate deaminase, which encodes MEVVIVKDAKAGGELIADGIADLLRRKPDALLGVATGSTPLPIYDALIAQVQAGSVDASRARIAQLDEYVGLPSGHPESYRSTVLRQVVEPLGLSQEAFMGPDGSAEDVLAACEAYDTALSQAGGVDLQILGIGTDGHIGFNEPCSSLASRTRIKTLTEQTRVDNARFFDNDIEQVPHHVITQGIGTILEARHLVLLATGEGKAEAVAQTVEGPVAALVPASALQLHPHATVVVDEAAASKLKLADYFRHTFSNKPAWQGI